A stretch of Candidatus Desulfarcum epimagneticum DNA encodes these proteins:
- a CDS encoding conserved hypothetical protein (Evidence 4 : Unknown function but conserved in other organisms) produces the protein MTASKIAEKRPHVNGNPTGPSIGKNKKRPVRVLHIGKYFPPSPGGIENFTADLIPALAELGVESRAIVHDDPRFPKPPNAGGFSPERVPCLGTFFFAPVSPGFPRAISRAINDFRPDLIYFHMPNVSAFWALFLPRARKIPWVLDWHSDVAPSKIDWRPAAAYPAYFPFERAMLAKARAVIIHSKPCLDHSRPLKKWRRKCRVIPLGIDPARLAPGAHSKNPKIRIWTEKDPSFRVLAVGRLSYYKGHDTLIRAAANLKGVSLVIAGDGERFAALADLIRRMGPGDRAILAGRVTNAELARLMDACHCLCLPSLERTEAFGVTLLEAMSRSKPVIASDIQGSGIGFVVRHKETGLLTRPGDETELAGAIRLMRDRPEMARQMGEAGKKRFDAHFHIRAAARKIASVFETIVS, from the coding sequence ATGACGGCGTCAAAAATCGCAGAAAAACGGCCCCATGTCAATGGGAATCCAACCGGCCCATCCATTGGGAAAAACAAAAAAAGGCCCGTTCGCGTCCTGCATATCGGCAAATATTTCCCGCCCTCGCCCGGCGGGATTGAAAATTTCACCGCCGATCTCATCCCGGCCCTGGCCGAACTGGGAGTGGAAAGCCGCGCCATCGTCCATGACGATCCCCGTTTTCCAAAACCTCCCAACGCCGGGGGCTTTTCCCCGGAGCGGGTTCCATGCCTGGGGACGTTTTTTTTCGCGCCGGTCTCCCCCGGCTTTCCCCGGGCCATTTCGCGCGCCATCAATGATTTTCGCCCGGACCTGATTTATTTCCACATGCCCAATGTCTCGGCCTTCTGGGCGCTTTTTTTGCCCCGGGCGCGAAAAATCCCCTGGGTTCTGGACTGGCACTCGGACGTGGCCCCTTCGAAAATCGACTGGCGGCCGGCCGCCGCCTACCCGGCCTATTTCCCCTTTGAGCGGGCCATGCTGGCCAAAGCCCGGGCCGTGATCATTCACTCCAAACCCTGCCTGGATCACAGCCGCCCTTTGAAAAAATGGCGGCGCAAATGCCGGGTCATTCCCCTTGGCATCGACCCGGCGCGGCTGGCGCCCGGCGCCCATTCAAAAAACCCCAAAATCAGGATATGGACGGAAAAAGACCCCTCGTTTCGCGTCCTGGCGGTGGGCCGGCTGTCCTATTACAAGGGCCACGACACGCTCATCCGCGCCGCGGCGAATTTAAAGGGGGTGTCCCTTGTCATCGCCGGGGACGGGGAGAGATTCGCCGCGCTTGCGGACCTGATCCGCCGAATGGGTCCCGGGGACCGGGCGATTCTGGCCGGCCGCGTCACCAACGCCGAACTGGCCCGTCTGATGGACGCCTGCCACTGCCTGTGCCTGCCCTCCCTGGAGCGGACCGAGGCCTTCGGCGTCACCCTTCTGGAGGCCATGTCCCGGTCAAAACCGGTCATCGCCTCGGACATCCAGGGATCGGGAATCGGGTTCGTGGTGAGACACAAGGAAACCGGCCTTTTGACCCGGCCCGGGGACGAGACGGAACTGGCCGGCGCCATCCGCCTGATGCGGGACCGCCCGGAAATGGCGCGACAAATGGGCGAGGCCGGCAAAAAACGATTCGACGCCCATTTTCATATCCGCGCCGCGGCGCGAAAAATCGCCTCGGTTTTTGAGACGATTGTGTCATAG